In Vigna angularis cultivar LongXiaoDou No.4 chromosome 8, ASM1680809v1, whole genome shotgun sequence, the DNA window aaaccgttcgtcctgaatcttgtatattttggaaaatttttaCTGAACCTGGTATCTGTTTAGCGTTCGGCTTTTATTAGCTGATTTTTAgttaagactgcactgtttaaCTCTGAAAATGTGATTAGttctaattaatggtaattactatttattgggatgttacaaataagGTAAtccacaatataatcatgataaataggataactcTTGACATAATATAATCCTGAGAAattaggataaatatcctaacaaaatgaaaatatatggAGCATCTACAAAAGAAACAGCCAGAAAAATGATAGTAAAACACTATTTTATATCATCGTTGCTGAGAATATAGGAATGCCGTGAGAAGGTGCATGCATAGATACGTCGTTCCTAAGTAATTTTAACTCTAGTTGTCATAAAGTGACTAACAAAAGGACTAATTAATGAATGAAAAACATCTATAAAAACCAGCATCAGTCACATCTTATAAAACTACAAGATAACTTGTACCATACATGCCAAACCTTATCAACATAAGAAATATAGATAGTTTTCTTTGTAAGTGCAAGTTAATACTACaatgagaagagaaaatatatttcactTGGATACACCTCTCTTATGATCTCATTTgtaatgataaattttttacacaatgagaagagaaaagataaaatgtCTAAAGTAGAAACCTAGATAAAGAAGTAGGTGCAACTTATAAGTACACCCGGTACTAGTTTCCAATACAACTATTGTTGTAGAAGTGAGGTATAATCAGGCCAATAGAAACAATGATTTGGTAAACCATATCCTAATCTAGTACTTGGCAAACAATCATTATGACATTATTAAATTCCACTTCCATGTCACACAGCCAAAGCTAGGCAAACAGGATAGGTTTATAGTGGGTCAATAAAACAAGGGAAAACTACGACCAAGTTAATATTTGAGCGTGTTGTTTCGTTTCATCTCCACTTTCCTCTTTCATCACAAGCCAAAATTGTAGTCACGGGATTTAGCTAGACATGGAACACTGGAAAATCCATATGAACCTGCAcgtatttttattagaaaattcaATCACAGGACACAAGATCATCTTCATGCAGTTAGTTAGATGTGGCAAGCCGACTTACCAAATAATTGTATTCGGATAGCATTATAACATCGTGATTGTGTTCTTCCATCAACGGATACTGTACAGAGTTATTCTTTATCTGATTTCACTGTTAACAGAAGATCTTCAAGCATATTTGTTGAGGGAAAATACATGGATAGAGGCATTGCAAAAATAATAATGCCGAAAAGAAGCTGCAGAGAGAATGAAACTGAAGATCAATATTGAATCGCAACCTAACAAAAAGACGAGAAGGATTATATGTTTTCATATCAATACTCAACTAGAACATTGATCgggaaaaaaagtatataaagaGGCAATTTAGTATTTACTGTGGCCACATACCATGTTTCCAGTTAAAAGGTATTTGAAAATCACTTGAAATCAGAATAACTTCTCATGAGAATAATTAAACTAAGCATTCCCCAACATTTAAGGCCAATAAACTTAACTAGTAAAAACAGCAAAGCATCTTTCCATATTCTATAAAGCATGACATAACTATTATCCGGTTTACCATAATTCCTCTAAATAGGTTCTCTTATGTGTAAAGGGggatctctttttttttttaattttcagtgTACTGGTCTTACTCCAGTTTGAAAAGGAGAAAGCTCCTTTGGGGGCATACACGTAAACCTTGGTTCTAGGGTGATTCTTGACTTTCTTCAGAAAAAAGAACCTAACAGAAACATTTCCAAAAAGATTAAGTGAAGTGTCTAGActaatgaaagagaaaaaggataTACCAGAGGACTAAAAGGGATAGCTACGTTTATGATATCGTCCGCATATTTCATAAATCACAGAACCTGGACTAAAAGAGAAAATACGTTACCACCAGGATCCAATTTTGTAAAGTCTTAAAGATCACCCAAAAGTAATCTTGTCACACCGACTATTTTACCAAACCTGGATTGAGGGATTAATTTATTGCATATtgttttagataaataaaataatcgaCCGTGACAATTAATAAATGGAAGAGTCAAAATCATAGATGggaaaaaatactttttatgttGAGCTCTCCACTTGCTAGAACTGTCACATGGTTGAGTCTCCAGGACTGTTCTCCCAAAGGCCAGAGGTTCTTCAGGACCCTAACAGATTCCTGAAAAGAAGATCTTCTATCCAGCTTATATACTATGCATtctgacattttttttatagaacaGATAGTCCACTGTGATCATGAGCAAGAAAATCAGATTCAACAAATCTTTATTTCATTAAGTGTAGGGATGGTTTTCATAACAGAGCACAGTTACTTGATATTCACAGGATGGTTGATATGGGTTTGGTTACAAACATTTGACATACTCTGAGAGAAGGTATCAATGTTTAGATCACATGGTAAAAGACTGGGTCACCCCAAGACAAGAAAAGCCAGGAAGATGCCACTGGTAGGTAAGGAATGCCGAGCCTTACTACTCTGTAGAATATACTTTTCTGTTTCTAAAATGCAGAGCAAATACCTCATTAGATATAGAAGAAAGACctcaattcaaatataaattgcAACAAACTCAAATTTAATCCAGTTAAAACACAATATGCATCTTATATTAAGCTAAACAAGTAGAAACAAGAAAAACTTTCTTAAACATTGCTTAACTACACTccttatattttcataattagtatcattttaattttgtataaagCATATACATACCTACCTGCAATGACCTGGTAACCAATATGCAATTTCAGCACAGTCCTTCTCTTTTCAACCTGTAGAAAGAAACACAATCCTTCAGCTCAGTAATTAAAAGACCATGTTTCAGTCATACGTCTTAGCAAATAAGCCAATAGAATATGTGATTTTGCTTTACCTTTAGGTTTTGACTGGATAAACTTTAGAAATCAGAATAAATCCAAGTGCAAACCGTCTAATTGACAAACTTCTAATGAAAATGCACCCTTCTAGCTTTTACAATACCACGTTTTAAAGCTGAGATGACACACGCATCTGGTGTCATTCCCTTGGAATACATTTCATTAAGCAGTATAATGGCTTTTTCCATGTGCCCTCTCGTACATAAGCCAGAGACCAGAGCAGTGTATGTTACAGTATCTGGTTCTAGTCCACTGTCAATCATTTTATCAAATAGGCTTACTGCTTCTTGAAAGTTCTCTGTCTTCATGTGTCCATCAATCAACACAGTGTAACAAACAACATCCGGATTTATTTCCATTTGCTCCATATCTCTCAAGATGGAAGAAACTTTCAATGATGTCTTATTTCCTTCTCCATGACGAGAGACACACCTTAAATTTGCTTTAAAGTTTCCATCAAGTAAAACTGTGTAGGTAATGACATCAGGTTTGATTCCTCTCCTCTTCATATCCTGCAAGAGATCATGGGCCTCTTGCAAGAAGTTCATCCTACAATAGCTATTTATCATAATTGTGTAAATTATAACATCAGGGGTGAGTCCTCTATTTACtaaaaaatcaaaaagagaGCGGGCATTCTTCATATCCCCAGTCTGGCACAGTGAAGCTATAACTTTTGAATACATTATAATGCTAGGTTCAGCATTTGACAACAACATTCTCTCCAGTAACATCTTAGCTTTCTCAATGTCACCTGTCATACAGAGTTTAGTAATTAGCTTAGAACATGAGGCATTGTTAGCCATATCTCCTTGGTTTGTCAGCTTAAGGAAAATTTCATAGGCTTTTTTTACAATGTCCACTTCACAATAGCCATTAACCATGGCAGAATAGATTTCAATACTCTTATCTTCTAGACTGTTAAAATACGCCTCGGCTTCCAAAACATTTCCCACTGAACACAAAATTTCAATGATTAACTTATGTGTAGTAGAGTTTGGCTTCACGCCTTGACTCTCCAAACAATCCAAAAGCTTTAATGCCTCACAAGCATGACCATTTCTAAACAACCCAGTTGCCAGTACATTATATGTTATAATATCAGGTTTGAAACCCTCATCACTCATTTCCTTAAACACCCTATACCCACTAACGAGATCACCCTGAAGACAGTATCCCTTGATAAATGTTGTGTAGTGCTTAAGATCTAAAGCCACACCCCTTCTCTTCATGTCTTCCGACATCTCTATCGCATCCTCCACCTTCCCTAACTTAAACAAAGCATCAAAAACAATGTTGTAGGCAACCCCATCAAGAAACATCCCGGACTCCTTTAGTTCCTTAAACTGATCCACCACCTCCAAAGTCATGCCCATCTTTCCCAAACCATGCAGAATGTAACTAACAATAACACAATTCGTCTTCACACCCCTCGAAATCATCTCATCATGCAAAGCCAAAGCCTTGAGCAGATTATGACCCTTACAATACCCTAGAATCAACGCAGAATAAACAAACACATCAGGAACCAACCCTTGCCTCTCCATGTCATCAAACACACCCTGAGCCTCATCCAACTTCATCTCATTACAAAACCCGCGAACAATCGCAGTGTATGCATAAACCTCCAAAGGGGCATTACTCTTTCTAAATGCCTGCAGCACCTCATACCCCAAATCAGACCTATGTTTATTACAAAACCCTTCAATGTAAGCAGCATAGCAATACGAATGAGGGGTGATCCCGACTCTCTCCATTTCCTCAAAAACACAGAAAGCTTGCCTCAAGTCACCCTTTTTACACAACGCCTTGATGACAATTGCATAGGAATAACAATTGGGTCTGAAACCAAACCTCTTGAGTTGCTCAAAAATAGCCAGTGCTTTATCGACCTCGCCCTGTTCCACCAACCTGTTGAAGAGGAAGTTGCAAGTGAGAACATCAGGGACAATTCCGCGACGCCGAGTTTGGAACAGGAAATCAATGGCCTCATCAAACATGTTGAGACTAACACAGGTCTTGACAAAGCCACCAAAAACTCTGAGCAAGTAATGGTTATGGTAATCGAAGTCCTGGAAGAGTATTTCGAAGAGTTGAAGGAGGTGAAAGGAAAGATGATGATGTTTTGAGAGGGTAATGAGGTGGAGAAAGAGGGAGTCTAGTTTTCTGGGCAGGTTCCAGAAAGCGAACATTTTGGTGATGGTGGCATAGGTTGAGAGGGTGTGCGGGAAACCGGTGCGGTGGAGGTGGTTGAGGAAGGAGAGGGCGAGGgaggggtggtggtggagacATTGGAGGGTTTGAAGGACTTGGAGGGTGGTTGGGTGTGAAAGGGGCGTGGAAGGGGTGGTGTCGGAGAAAGAGGGTGGGGTGGAGTGAGCGAGTGCAGTGGATGCAAATCGCTGTGAAAAGGGTCTTAGGTTGGGTTTGTCAATGGTTTTGAAGACAAGGTTGAAAACACGAAGCCACATAGACATGGAAAGAAGAACAACATATGGTGGTGGTACGGGTAGGCAAACTGCCTTATAGTGCACTGCACTATAAAAgtttatagttaattataaacTAGTGTCGCAACCGAATCGCGACGgaacgacgatccaataaaaaaaaaaaggaacgtTCAAAAAAGATTTGGAATCGTCATCATagtttattttagaaaattacgaaaaaaccataaaatgataaggcatggtatGCGAAACTGAGATTTTAAGTTTGAGAATCGGTTACGTGAAAGGTATTAGCATCCTACGCCCTAAGGCAGTacttttaactaaatacgcgaatatgatgtggttttcaaaatgtttaactatcccctaaaataaaattctaaagaaacaaaatatatttttttagttttttgggtcCGACAAGGATTGATCTTACTTATACGTAAAATGAGAATACAGGGTTACGTAATTCTTTCGGAAACTGCTtggaaattttgtttaggaaattatttgagaaatttgtttgagaaattgattaaggataaatttggatttttgggaagtgaacccgAAAAAGGACTAGCCTTGGTCCTatgtatctccacttttgatggggaatcaaggatcacgtagttctggctagcaatattgtttgtttgtttgaaagtgatgaggtttttattttttgaagattttatattctttttggtattttgatgtaatatttagatttttgcgtaatgagcactaggctaaTGCGTatgatcgcacgagcactcacatggctttttccttatttttttattgtttttttgcGTAATAAGCACTAggctaggctgatgcgtacgatcacacgagtactcatacggctttttttgtttattttatattttgggtaatgaATACTAGgttgatgcgtacgatcgcacgagtacgcatacaactttttttgtttattttatattttgagtaATGAATACTAGGTTGATGTGTACGAtcacacgagtactcataccgatatttatatcattacatgttttttaaagttttatatattttttttattttttgtaatttttatgcaaaacaaaacaaacaaatctaatatatataaataaaaaaaggggtGGGGTTATCATACAAGGGGTTACATAcagtaaaaaaaactaataaccaaacaaataatgaaaatagaGGAGCAAAAGAAACAGCCCAACAAGAATAGGAgtgcagagataaaaaccaAAGGTGTGGAGTGAAATTGAGACTCTTTAGTTTTGGGCCAAAACCcccttttcttttaactttGTGTCTGTGAAGGGTGTAAGGATGAAATTTGGAGGTGTCATTGAGTATTTGATTGTCAGGCCCAATtcccttcttcttttttcaatttttgtttgcAGAAACGGATGGGCTTAAGCCCAAACTGAGTAGGGGTGCGAATGGAGAATAGGGGGTACAGGCAGGAAATGAaattttgtttcctttgtttttatttttttgggaATGAGATGGGTCTGGGCCCA includes these proteins:
- the LOC108319436 gene encoding pentatricopeptide repeat-containing protein At2g26790, mitochondrial → MSMWLRVFNLVFKTIDKPNLRPFSQRFASTALAHSTPPSFSDTTPSTPLSHPTTLQVLQTLQCLHHHPSLALSFLNHLHRTGFPHTLSTYATITKMFAFWNLPRKLDSLFLHLITLSKHHHLSFHLLQLFEILFQDFDYHNHYLLRVFGGFVKTCVSLNMFDEAIDFLFQTRRRGIVPDVLTCNFLFNRLVEQGEVDKALAIFEQLKRFGFRPNCYSYAIVIKALCKKGDLRQAFCVFEEMERVGITPHSYCYAAYIEGFCNKHRSDLGYEVLQAFRKSNAPLEVYAYTAIVRGFCNEMKLDEAQGVFDDMERQGLVPDVFVYSALILGYCKGHNLLKALALHDEMISRGVKTNCVIVSYILHGLGKMGMTLEVVDQFKELKESGMFLDGVAYNIVFDALFKLGKVEDAIEMSEDMKRRGVALDLKHYTTFIKGYCLQGDLVSGYRVFKEMSDEGFKPDIITYNVLATGLFRNGHACEALKLLDCLESQGVKPNSTTHKLIIEILCSVGNVLEAEAYFNSLEDKSIEIYSAMVNGYCEVDIVKKAYEIFLKLTNQGDMANNASCSKLITKLCMTGDIEKAKMLLERMLLSNAEPSIIMYSKVIASLCQTGDMKNARSLFDFLVNRGLTPDVIIYTIMINSYCRMNFLQEAHDLLQDMKRRGIKPDVITYTVLLDGNFKANLRCVSRHGEGNKTSLKVSSILRDMEQMEINPDVVCYTVLIDGHMKTENFQEAVSLFDKMIDSGLEPDTVTYTALVSGLCTRGHMEKAIILLNEMYSKGMTPDACVISALKRGIVKARRVHFH